CTCCGGCGCCAAGGTCCGAATGAGGCTCCTTCCCGCCGAGGCGGGAGCGGGCATCCTCTTCTTGCGCACCGATCACCCGGAGGTCGAGATCCCTGCGACCCTCGATCACACGGGTCCGAGTTTCTACGCCACGGTCCTGCAGAAGGACGGCGTCGCGGTCAGCACGGTGGAGCATCTGATGGCGGCGCTGTACGCGCTGCAGGTGGACGATCTCCGCGTCGAGATCGATGGGCCGGAGGTGCCCATCCTCGATGGTTCGTCGCGCCCCTTCGTGGAGGCGATCCTCGCCGCAGGCACCGTCGAGCATCCGGTTCCGAGACTTTACCTGACCGTGGTCCGTCCCGTGGTCGTGACCCTCGACGAGAAGCGGATCGGCGTCTACCCGTGTCGCGAATACCGGGTCACGTACGCCATCGAGTTCCCCCACCCGGGGCTGGGGTACCAGGAGCTCACCCTCAGCATCTGGGGGGCGGACGCCTTCGCCGAGAAGCTCTCTCCGGCCAGGACCTTCACGTTCGAAGGGGAAGTGGAGGCGCTGCGCAAGGCGGGGCTCGCGCGGGGCGGATCGCTGGAGAACGCTGTGGTGGTCGGGGCCAACGGCCTCCTCAACGAAGGAGGGCTCAGGTTCCCGGACGAGTTCGTGCGCCACAAGATGCTCGACCTCACCGGGGACCTCTCGCTCCTCGGCCGGCCGCTTCGGGGGCACGTGGTCGCGTACCGGGCCGGACACGATCTCCACGGCCGCCTCGCGCGGCGAATCCTCGAGCGCACCGACTGCTGGTTCCTCGCGCCGTGGTCCGAGGAGGTTCCGGGGACGGTCAGCGGGGGCGAACTCCCCCTCGTGGGCTGAGGAGCGCCGGGATGGCGCTGACCAAGAGAACGGCCCGATGGATGGCGCTGGCGGCGCTCCTGCTGGTGACCATCGCCGGCATCTGGTTGGGAATCCAGCGCTTCTCCGCCGCGGAGGAAGACTTCGCGGCGAACCAACTGGTCCTTCCCGTCCTGGTCATGGCCATCGTGGTCCTGGCCCTCGGTCTCGCGGGCGTGTTGATCCGAAACCTCGTCCGCCTGATCCTGGACCGCAAGCGCGGAATCCTCGGGTCGAAGCTCCGCACCAAGCTCGTCTTCTTCTTCCTCGCGTTCGTCCTGCTCCCCGCGCTGGTGCTGTTCTACGGATCAGCCGCGGTGATCCGATCCACCGTGGAGGCGATGGTGCGGACGCCCGTGGAGGACGTGACACGCGGCGCGCGGGAGATCGTCGACGGTTGGACGGAGGCGATGAAGGGGCAGTGCCGCCAGCTAGCGGTGGAGGCGGCCGCCGAGGCGGGCCGGATCGGGATCGCGGACGAGGCGCGCCGCGCCGACGTCGCCGCGCTCGCGGGCCGCTGGCTCGGCCGCGAGTCGTTGGACCTCGTGGTCGTCCTGTCCGGCGATACGCCCGTGGCGCGAGCGATCGACCCGGAGCTTCTGGCGTCGGGGACCCCCGTCGAGAGCGTCGTTGCACTGTCCCGGGCGCTCGCGTCGCGAGCCGTCGCCGGGAACGGCTCGGCGACCGGTGTCGACACCGTCGGCGGAGGGCTCCTCGTTCAGGCCGCGGCCCCGTTACCCCTCGCGCCGGGGGAGATCGGCCGCCCTCGTGGAGCGCTGGTCGTCGGGACGTTCCTGTCGAGGAACCTGGCGGGCCGGATGGAGCAGATCACCTCCGGCGCCGACAAGTACCGCCGGTTCCGGATCCAGCGGCGCGATCTCGTCCGTCTGTACCGGGCGCTGATGGGCTTGATCCTCCTCGGCACGGTCTTCGTCGCGACGTGGATCGGCTTCTATCTCTCCCGCCGGATCACGGAGCCGATCCAGGAGCTCGCGGCCGCCGCGCGGGAGATCTCGGGGGGGAATCTCGGGGTAAGGGTGCGAGCCGAAGCGGGGGACGAGGTCGGAATGCTCGTGGACGCGTTCAACGACATGGCCGCGCAGCTCCAGGAGAGCCGCGAGGTGATCACCCGGTCCACCGCCGATCTGCGCCGCTCGAACGAAGCGCTGGACGAGCGGCGACGCTACATCGAGACCTTGGTCGCGAACCTCTCCTCGGCCGTCGTCTCCCTGGATCCTGGAGGCCGGGTGACCACCGCCAATCCCGCATCCCGGGACATCCTCGGCCTCGATCTCGCCCCGGGAGACGATTTCCGAGGGAAGCTCGTGGAGCCCGGGCTCGAGTCGCTCTCCGAGCTCATGGAAGAGGTCGCCCGGCGGCCAGGAGACAGCCACCGGCGGGACCTCGATCTGGTCCACAACCGGCAGAGGGTGTCGGTCTCGTTCCAGAGCGCGCCTCTCCGCGGTGGGCAGGGAGAGGAGCTCGGGACGCTGGTCATGGTCGAGGACCTGACCGAGCTTCTGCGAGCGCAGCGCGCCGCCGCCTGGAGCGAGGTGGCCCGCAGGCTCGCCCATGAGATCAAGAATCCGCTGACGCCGATCCAGCTCGCCGCGCAGCGGCTACGAAAAAAGTTCCAGGAGGGGGCAGAGGACCTCCCCGAGGTCGTTGCGGACGCCACTGCCACCGTCGAGCGGGAGGTGGGGGCGCTCAAGAACCTCGTGGACGAGTTCTCCCGCTTCGCGCGGATGCCCGAGCCGGTGCCGCGGCCGGTGGAGTTCCGCGCGGTCATCGACGCGGTTCTGGCGCTGTACCGCGGCGTCCAGGGCATTCGATGGGAGGTCGAGACGTCCCGAGACCTCGGGCTGGTCCGCGTCGACGGCGAGCAGTTGCGGCGAGCGCTGATCAATCTGATCGACAACGCGCTGACGGCCATGGACCAGAGCGGAACGGTCCGGATCACCGCCCGGCGATACGCGGGCCCGGGATCCCTGCGCGTCGAAGTGGCGGACACGGGGCCCGGCATCCCGCCCGGCGACCGCGACCGGCTGTTCCTGCCTTACTTCTCCACCAAGCGCCGGGGAACCGGACTCGGGCTCGCCATCGTCCACCGGGTCGTCACGGACCATCAGGGGAGCATTCGCGTCGAAGACAACCGCCCGCGCGGGGCCCGGTTCGTGATCGAGATCCCGGCCTGAGGTGCGAAGTGGACCCAGAGAGGATCCTGGTGGTGGACGACGAGCCGGGCGTGCGCGCGGCGCTGGAGGCGATCCTCCGGGACGAGGGCTACGCCGTGGTCGCGGCGGCGTCCGGCGAGGAAGGGCTCGAGGCGTTCGAGACCGGCGCGTTCGACGCGGTGCTGCTCGACGTCTGGCTTCCCGGGATCGACGGTCTCGAGACGCTCGTGCGGCTCAGGGAACGCCGGCACGACGCCGAGGTCGTGATGATCTCCGGTCACGGGAACATCGAGACCGCGGTACGCGCAACGAAGGTCGGCGCGTTCGACTTCGTGGAGAAGCCGCTCTCTCTGGAGAGGACGCTCCTCGTGCTTCGGAACGCGCTACGGCAGAGGAGGCTGGAGCAGCGGAACCGCCGGCTCCTCGAGCAGCTGGTCCTCGACACGGAGGTCCTCGGCGTGAGTCCGGCGGCCGCGCAGCTCCGCGCGGACGTCGCCGCCGCGGCCGCGTCGGAGGCGCCGGTCCTCGTCTGCGGGGAGCGCGGGACGGGGCGGGAAACCGTCGCCCGCGGGATCCACTCCGGGGGCCGGCGGGCGGGGGAGGCGTTCGTCCACGTCCCCTGCGCCGCCCTGGACCGGGACGCAGCCGGCGAGGCGCTCTTCGGCGCGGCCGGGAGCGCCGGCAGGCTCGCCCTCGCCGATCGGGGGACGCTCTTCCTCGAGAGCGTGGAGCGGCTCGACCCGGCGCTCCAGGCGAGGCTGGCCCCTCGGGTGGACGGGCGAATCGCCGGGGCACCGGACGTCCGCTGGCTCGCCAGCACCGGTCCGGATCCGCTCGAGGTCGAGCCGTCCCTCAGGGAGCGGCTCGACGTGGTCCGGATCCGGATCCCCGCGCTCCGTGACCGTCGCGAGGACGTTCCCCTGCTCGCGGAGCGCTTCATGCGAGGGCTAGCGCGGGAATACGGGCGTCGCGAGAAGCGGTTCGCTCCGAGGTGCCTCGCGGCGCTCACGAGCTGGGATTGGCCCGGCAACGTCCGCGAGCTGCGCAACCTGATCGAGCGGCTGCTGCTGCTCGCGCCGGGTGAAGTGGTGGAAGCCGCCGACCTTCCGGAGGACCTCGGAGGGTCGGGAATGCCCGCCGAGGATCTCTACAGGGAATTCGCGAGCCTCGCGCAGGGGCTCGAAGCGTTCGAGCGCCACGCCGTGCGTCGCGCCCTCGTCGACTCGGAGGGGGACTCCGCGGCGGCCGCCAAGAGGCTCGGCATCGGCATCGAAGAGCTGGAGCGACGGAAGGGGAGGCTGGGGCTCTCGCGGCCTCAGTGACGTCTCAGGGATTCCCGCTCCCGTTCGGAACGTCCGGGGCCCCGCACTCCACGCGGCTTCCGGCCGACGGCCCAGGTCGTGACCGCGAGGAACGTCCCGGCCGTCAGCAGGGCGAGACCGGCGAGGATCGGGGGCACCGCCAGGTGGACTCCGCTCCCGGCCGGGCGCATCGGGGGAGAAACCCCAGCGGCGATCCTGCACAAGAGAGCCGCGGCGGCGCACGCGAGCCGCGCGAGGCCGTCGAGGACCTGGGAGCCACCGTCGAGATCCAGCCGGGACACGAGCCTCAGGGGCTCGGGTACGGTGGCGAGGCCGAACAGGCGGACCGCGAGGGCGCCGCCGGCGACGCCGACGGCGAGCAGTCCGGCCAACCGGAGGCCGCGTCGCCGCGCGAGCGAGGGCTTCGACGGCGGGCTCGCCGGGAGCGCCGCCATCACGAGCCTGGAGAATTCGTCGTCCACTGAAACGGGGTCGCGGAGTCCTTCGAGCGCCTCGTGGAGACGTCGTTCGCGAGCGAGGACGATCTTGCACGCGGTGCAGCCCACGATATGGCGGGCGACGCCCAGAGCCTCCGCCGGGCTCGCCTCCCCCTCGGCGAATCTCGACAGCAGGGGACGGAGTCGCTCGCAGGTCTTCACGTCACAGCCCCCGTTCCAGAACGTCGGAGAGCTGGCCCTTGAGCATCTCCCTCGCTCGGAAGATCCTGTTCTTCACCGTCCCGATCGGGAGCCGGGTAATCCTCGCGATCTCGTCGTACCGGCAGTGCTGACGGTGACGCAGCAGGATGAGCTGCCGGTAGGCCACTGGAAGGGCGGCGATGGCGGCGTCGAGCCTCCTCTCGATCTCGCGCAGGCGGAGCACCTCGTGAGGGGTCGGATCGTGACCGCAGAGGCCGGCGTCCGCCGCGATCCGATCGCCGTCTCCCGGCTCCGGCTCGATGGCCAAGGTGCGGATCTGCTTCTTTCTCATGTGGTCGATCGCGCAATTCGAGGCGATCCGGTAGAGCCAGGTCGTGAAGCGGTACTGCGAGTCGAAGGACGCCAGGGAAACGTAGACCTTGATGAAGACCTCCTGGGCGAGGTCCATGGCGCCGTCCCGGACTCCGGTGAGCCGGTGGAGGTAGTTGAGCAGCGGCTTCTGGTGGCGCCGCACCAGAGCCTCGAAGGCCTCACGCTCCCCGCAGAGCGCGAGGTCGACGAGTGCCTCGTCCGGCCTCGTGTCTTCGGTCCCGGCAGCGGGTGTGCCTCTCGGGCGGAGAGCCTTCACGGTGGACCTCAACGCGAGTACCCCTTGCTCCTCAGGCGTCGACCGGGCGATCCCGGCCCAGGAAGTCTTATACGTCGCGAGCGCTCCTCGGGTTTCCGCCCACCCATGCTACACGATGGGGCCTCATGCTGCAGACCGAACGCGCGGCCGCCGGCCTTCCGTACGGCCATTGACACGATTTCGCGGCGCCATGCTACGATTCGCGCGGCCGGGGAGCACGGCCCGACGGACCGTTCGGGACCGGCCTTGGGGCGGGAGTGTGGCATTGGCGGCGCAACGCGTAGCGGAACGCACTCGTCAGAGGCTCCTGGCTCTTCTGAAGGGGGATCATCCCGACGCGGGCCGGTTCATGAACCGCCTCCGGGAACTCCGCAATCTCGACGAGGTACAGGCCTTCGCCGAGGCCGTGCGCCTTCTGGCGCACCTGGATCTCCCCGAGAACGAAGCCGAAGCCCTCCTCGGGGACGTGCTGAAGCACCGCGAGACGATGGGGCGGGCGCTCGGCCGGGACCCGGGGCTCAGGGTCGCCGCGGTGGACTACCTCTCCAACGTGGACCGGCGGCTCGTCAACCCGAAGATCGTGGAGATGTCGGAGTTCGAGCGGACGGAGCGCTCGGCGGCCACCGACTCCCTGACGCGACTCTACAATCGCAGGGCCTTCCGCGAATCCCTGGATCGGGAGGTCCGGCGCGGTCGCCGCTACGGGCTCTGCCTGTCCCTCGCCATGTTGGATCTGGACGACTTCAAGCAGGTCAACGACCTGTACGGACACCTCTTCGGCGACGTGGTCTTGCAGCGGGTGGCCCGCCTCGTCCGGCGCTCGATCCGAGAGGCCGACGTCGCCTGCCGCTACGGGGGGGAAGAGATCGCCGTGATCCTCCCCGAGACCGAGCGGCTGGGAGCCTACGCGGTCGCGGGCAGGATTCGGGAGAGGATCGAGGTGTCGTTCCGCGAGGAGGCGACCAGTGGGCGGAAGGTGCCGATGACCCTCTCCGGCGGCATCGCCGCGTACCCCGAGGACGGCCTCGAGCCCGATTCGCTCGTGGCGCGGGCGGACGAAGCGCTGTACCTCGCGAAGCGCGGTGGGAAGAACCGGATCACCCTGTACCACCGGGAGCGGCGGCGCTGGGTGCGGTACCCCGCGCGGCCGGAGACGCGCGTCCTGATGGAATCGGGGGAGGTGGGCGCTGGCCGGCCCGCGATGGCGCTGAACCTGAGCCGGAGCGGCATGCTCCTCGAGACCGCCGAGCCGGTGCTCCCGGCGTCGTCGGTCGTCCTCGTCATGGGGCGAAAGGCCGGCGACACGGCGGACGGCGACTGGGTCGTTCGCGGTCGGGTGGTGCGGGTCGAGCCGAGGCCGTCCGCCGCCCTTGGGTTCCGGATCGGCGTGGCGTTCGACCAGCCCGTGCCGGAGGAGTGCCTCCTGGTGCAGGCCGCCGCGGTGCGTCAACCCCTCCGCGCGGCGCGGGGAACCGGGCGGTGATCACGCACGAGGAGTCCGGCCGGCTGCGCGGCGAGCTCCTCTCCGTTCTCGCGGAAGACGCCCACAACGCCGAGAGGCTCCTGGCGAGGCTCGACACCCTGTCCCGTGAGAGCGGGATCTCCGCGCACGCGGCGCTGCTCCTCATCCTGACCCACCTCGCGTTCGAGGACACGCAGGCGAGAGGTCATTGGGAGTCGATCCTCGCTCACCGCGAGACGATGGCCAGCGCGATGGGGCGGGACCCCGGACTACGGGTCGCGCTCCTGGACTACTTCGTGAACATCAACCGGAGGCTGGTCCAGCCGGTGCTCATCGACCTCGAGATGTTCGAGGCGCGGCCTCGGGCCGCCTCCGTCGACTCCCTGACCGGCCTCGCGACCGATCGCGCGTTCCGCGGAGCGCTCCAGAACGAGCTGCGTCGTGCGAAGCGATATGGTCTCTCCGTGCCGATCGCGTTGTTCGACCTCGACGACTTTTCGCGGGTCAACCGCGAGTTCGGCGAGCTGGTGGGCGATCGCCTCCTCAGGGAGGTCGGCATCCTCCTGCACAACAAGGTTCGCGACATCGATCTCGCCGCACGCCCCGGCGAGGACGAGATGGCGCTGATCCTCCCCGAGACCGATCGCAACGGCGCGCTCCTGGTCGCGGAGCGCTTCCGCTGGGAGGTCGAGTCCCATTTCTCGCGCCGGGAAGCGGGCGGGCGACCGGTGGGTCTCACGCTCTCGGCGGGGATCGCGTGCTATCCGGACGACGCGGCGGCTCCGGAGGCGCTCCTGGCGCGGGCCGCCCAGGCGCTCTACCGCGCGAAGGCCGAAGGAAAGAACTCGGTACAGGCCTACCAGCCGGAGCGCCGCAGATTCCTCAGGTTCGACCTCGACCCCGACCGAGTCGAGGTCGAGGTGCTCTCGCCGCGGGACTTCGGCGCCGTGCCGCGCAACCTCTGTCGGCGCGGGATCGTGTTCGGCAGCCCCGAGCCGCTCGAGGTCGGGGAGGAGATCGAGATCCGCCTCGCCGCCGGACGTGAAGATGCCGGTGCCGAGCCGGTCAGGATGCGCGGCCGCGTCGTGCGCCTGGAGGAGATTCCCGAGGCGGTGGCGGAGGCGGTCGACGTGGAGCCCGCGGATCGGCCCGCGGAGCGATTTGAGATCGGCGTGGCGTTGGACGCGGACTGGGTGGGCGGCGAGGAGGACCTGCTGGCGTTTCTCGAGAAGGCGCAGGCCGATCGGGGCGTGACACGGCCGTGACTCGCGTCGCCGCCCTGGACACCTCGACCTGGTGGGAAGGGGTGGCCCTTCTCGAGGCGGAGCCGACCGGGGAACTGCGGCTCGTGGCGGAGTCCGGCATTCTCGTCTGCGACTCGCATGCCGTGCACGCCCTGGCGCAGCTCGACGAGCTTCTCGGCGTGACGGGTTGGATGCGGTCCGACCTCGACGCCTACGCGGCGACCCGTGGTCCCGGGTCGTTCACGGGGCTCAGGGTGGGTCTCGGGACGATCCGCGGGCTCGGTCTCGCCTCATCCCGCCCCTGTCTCGGCATCGGGACGCTCGAGGCGCTCGCCGAAGCGCTCGGTCCAGCGGGCTTCGAAAGGGTCCCGTTGCTCTCCGCCGGCCGGGGCGAGGTGTATGGGGCGCGATTCGACGCGGACTCCTCCCCACCCCGGGAGATCGTGCCACCCTGGCTGGGTCCCCCCAACAAGGCCCTCGAGGGCGGCGCCGGCCAGCCGGTGATCTTCGGACCCGGCGCCGACGCGTCCGCCTCCGCGCTCCGCGCGGCAGGCTGGCGAGGCGCGGCGAGGCGCACGCCGACCTCGGTGGCCGCAGCGGCGGGACGCCTCGCGCTCCTCCGCCTCGCGGCGGGGGCGGAGGACGGGGATGGCCTTTCGCCGCTCTACGTGCGTCCGCCCGACGCGGAAGTCGCTCGATGACGCGAACGGCGGGCGAAGGTGAGGGCGAAGTCGCAGCGGTGTCCCCGATGCGTCCGTCCGACCTCGACGAGGTCCTCGCGATCGAGGAGGCGTCGTTCAGCGTCCCGTGGAGCCGCGAGAGCTTCCTTTTCGAGCTCCAGGCCAACCCCTACGCACGGAACTTCGTGATGCGGCGGGGCGGTTCGGTCGTCGCGTTCGCCTGCGTGTGGGTGGTGGACGACGAGCTCAAGATCAACAACATCGCCGTCGGCGCCGCGGTTCGGAGGAAGGGCCACGGCTCAGCGCTGCTCCGTTGGATTCTCGACTACGGCCGCTCCGTTCAGTGCACCGAGGCAACCCTCGAGGTTCGTCCGTCGAACCGGTCCGCTCGCGCCCTCTACGCCGCGTTCGGGTTCGAGGTGGTGGGCCGGCGGAAGGGGTACTACCGCGACACCCACGAAGACGCCATACTGATGGCGGTGGATCTCTAATATCCGTTCGGGCCACGTCCGGCGCGGCCGAGGGGACGCGGCCGGCGACCGACGCGCCCACGCCGAGCGATCGACCGGGAGGCCCCATGGAGTCAAACGATGCGGTCAGGGAACGCCTCTCGCGCGACGACGAGGGCTATCGTCGCCTTGCGCAGAAGCACCAGGAGTACGACCGCCGCCTCGAGGAGCTGCGCGGCCTGCGATATCCCACCGAGGTGGAGAAGCTCGAGGAGATCCGGCTCAAGAAGCTGAAGCTGGCCATGAAGGACCAGATGGAGGAGAGGATTCGGGTCGAGCGGCGGGACTCCGGGGCATGAGGCTCGACAGGGACGTGATCCCGTTCGCCGTGGCGCTCGTCGTGCTCGGGGTGACGGCGGCGCTCCTCCGTCCCTGGACGGCTTCCGTGCCGGTCGTCCTGCTCGCGTTCACGCTCTGGTTCTTCCGCGACCCGGAGCGTCGGCCGCCGACCGATCCCGAAGCGCTCTTGAGCCCGGCGGACGGTCGGATCATCGTCGCCGGAGAACAGCGGATTTCGATCTTCATGAACGTCTTCGACGTGCACGTCTGCCGGAGCCCCGCGGCAGGGAGAGTCGCCTCCGTCGAGCACGTCGCGGGACGATTCCTGGCGGCGTTCCGGGACGACGCGTCGGAGCACAACGAGCGGACCTCGCTCGTGGTGGACCGGGGAGGGGCGACGGTCCGTTTCACTCTGGTCGCAGGGCTGATCGCTCGCCGGATCGTGTGCCGGACGGCGCCGGGGCGCGCCGTCGACGCCGGAGAGAGGATCGGCCTGATCCGATTCGGCTCGCGCGTGGACGTGGATCTCCCGAAGGGCGCTGCGCCCGCCGTCCGCTTCGGAGACCGCGTCGTCGGAGGCGAGACGGTCATCGCGCGCCTCGCCTGACCCCGGCGGCCCGACCGCCCGCGGGGCCGCCCAGGAGCCGTTTCCTGTATAGTTCCCTCGCTGGAGCGCGAGGAGGTTCGACGGGAGAGCGATGCGCGAGAACCGACGGCTCAGGCGAGGGATTTACCTGCTGCCGACCTGCTTTACCGTCGGGAACCTCTTCTGCGGGTTCTTCAGCCTCGTGGAGTCCTCGCAGGGACGGTTCGACCTCGCCGCGATCCTGATCATCGTTGCGGCGACCCTGGACGGCCTCGACGGGCGGATCGCCCGCCTGACCGGGAGCACCTCGGAGTTCGGGATCCAGTTCGACTCGCTGGCCGACATCGTGTCGTTCGGGGTGGCGCCGGCGTTCCTCGCCTACCGATGGGCGCTGGTGCCGTTCCACAGGACCGGCTGGCTCATCGCGTTCCTGTACGTCGTCTGCGCGGCGACGCGCCTCGCGCGCTTTAACCTCCAGCATGCCGCGTCCGACAAGCGCTATTTCGTGGGCTTCCCCTCGCCCCCGGCGGCGGCCGTGCTCGCCTCGGTCGCGTTCGCGTTCCCGGGCCCCATCGAGAGCCGTGCGGTCTCCGCGACGCTGGCGGTCCTCGCATCCGCGGTGGCCTTGCTGATGGTGAGCCGGCTCCGTTACAGGTCGTTCAAGGACTTCGACCTTCGCAACCGTCGATCGTACATCGGGGTGCTCCCGATCGCCGCGGCGCTCGTGGCGGTCCTGACCCACCCCAAGGAGGCGCTGCCGACGATTTCCGGCGCCTACCTTCTGTCCGGCCCTTTGGCCTACCTCTGGGGTTGGGTCGGGCGACTCCGAGGGCGAAGATCGGTCAAGAGCGGGGCCGACGCCGTCGAGGCGAAGGATGCTTAGGGCGGCTCGCCCTCCGTCCTCGACCGGCACCGCCAGAGTCGCGGTCGTCGGAGCGGCGACCGCCGACGGCGGGAGGCTCCGCGCGGCGCTGGCGCGGCGGGGGCTCCCCGGATCCCGGGTGCGGCTATACGGCACCTCCCGCGGCGAGGCGGTCCTGAGCGAGTACGCCGGGGAGGCCCGGCTGATCCAGGAGCCGGACCTCGAAGCGATCGCGCGGCACGACGTCGTATTCGTCTGCGAGTTCTCCGAAGCCGCCGACCGGATCGTGAAGATGCCCGGCCGCGCGGCGACCGTGATCGACCTCACCGGCCGGAGCGTCGGCCACGAGGGAACGCGCCTCGTTCATCCGGGGGACGCCTCCCGCCCGGCGTCGGCGCCCGGGAGCGTCCTGGCCACGCCCCACCCGATCGCCGCGGTGATCGCGGAGATCCTCCGCCCGCTGCAGCTGGCGCTCGGCGTCCTCGAAGCGGCGGCGACCGTGATGAGACCCGCAGCGGA
The Terriglobia bacterium DNA segment above includes these coding regions:
- the pssA gene encoding CDP-diacylglycerol--serine O-phosphatidyltransferase; the encoded protein is MRENRRLRRGIYLLPTCFTVGNLFCGFFSLVESSQGRFDLAAILIIVAATLDGLDGRIARLTGSTSEFGIQFDSLADIVSFGVAPAFLAYRWALVPFHRTGWLIAFLYVVCAATRLARFNLQHAASDKRYFVGFPSPPAAAVLASVAFAFPGPIESRAVSATLAVLASAVALLMVSRLRYRSFKDFDLRNRRSYIGVLPIAAALVAVLTHPKEALPTISGAYLLSGPLAYLWGWVGRLRGRRSVKSGADAVEAKDA